A window of the Sporosarcina sp. FSL K6-2383 genome harbors these coding sequences:
- the prmA gene encoding 50S ribosomal protein L11 methyltransferase has translation MKWSEIAIHTTHEATEAVANILHEAGASGVVIEDSVEPDRIHEDRFGEIYALDKNDFPIDGVIVKAYLPVNSFLIETMKDISQSIEGLAEFGLDVGKNAIQTNEIDEEDWATAWKQYYHPVKISGRFTIVPTWEAYEPIESDELIIELDPGMAFGTGTHPTTVMCLQALEKYVKPGQTVVDVGTGSGVLSIGAALLGASHIHALDLDDVAVVAAKENILLNKVDKKITVTHGNLLDSIKEPADIIIANILAEVILSFSQDAYAILPEEGLFIVSGIIGQKRDLVKDDLIQKGFDIVESVLMEDWVAIVAQKRGV, from the coding sequence TTGAAATGGTCAGAAATTGCCATCCATACAACGCATGAAGCAACTGAAGCGGTAGCGAATATTTTGCATGAAGCAGGTGCTAGTGGTGTTGTCATTGAAGACTCAGTAGAGCCAGATCGAATCCATGAGGACCGTTTCGGGGAGATTTATGCGCTCGACAAAAATGATTTCCCTATCGACGGTGTCATTGTAAAAGCTTATCTACCCGTCAATAGTTTTTTAATCGAAACGATGAAGGATATTAGCCAATCTATCGAAGGCTTAGCTGAGTTTGGGCTAGATGTTGGAAAAAATGCCATTCAAACGAATGAAATTGATGAGGAAGATTGGGCAACTGCATGGAAACAATATTACCATCCAGTTAAAATTTCTGGCCGTTTTACAATTGTCCCAACTTGGGAAGCCTATGAGCCGATTGAGTCTGATGAATTAATCATTGAGCTAGACCCAGGAATGGCATTCGGCACGGGGACGCATCCAACAACAGTGATGTGCTTACAAGCACTCGAAAAGTATGTCAAGCCTGGGCAAACAGTTGTCGATGTTGGTACGGGATCGGGTGTGCTATCAATTGGTGCCGCATTGCTAGGGGCATCCCATATCCATGCGTTAGACTTAGACGATGTAGCAGTTGTTGCAGCGAAAGAAAATATATTGTTGAATAAAGTAGATAAAAAAATCACGGTGACACATGGTAATCTACTGGACTCAATCAAAGAACCGGCTGATATTATTATTGCGAATATCCTTGCAGAAGTTATTTTGTCCTTTTCGCAAGATGCTTATGCCATTTTACCGGAAGAAGGATTGTTCATCGTGTCGGGTATTATTGGGCAGAAGCGTGACCTTGTGAAGGATGATCTTATCCAAAAAGGATTTGATATCGTCGAGTCTGTTCTAATGGAAGATTGGGTAGCTATCGTCGCTCAAAAAAGGGGCGTGTAA
- the dnaJ gene encoding molecular chaperone DnaJ has protein sequence MSKRDYYDVLGLSKSASKDEIRKAYRGLSKKYHPDLNKAADAEEKFKEATEAYEVLSDDAKKTNYDQFGHTDPNQGFGGFGGGGGGDGFGFEDIFSTFFGGGNSRRRDPNAPRKGDDLQYSMTIDFMEAVFGKETEIEIPKEENCDTCEGSGAKKGTSPKTCNHCGGSGQISVTQNTPLGQMVNRRACPHCQGTGKIIPEKCTTCHGAGKVTKRKKIKVTIPEGVDDGQQLRVTGQGEPGYKGGPAGDLYIVFRVKSHEKFIREDDDIYLELNLSYPQAALGDEIEVPTVQGSVNLKIPAGTQTGTRFRLKGKGVKNVHGRGIGDQHVVVKIVTPKKMTEKQKELMREFAAISGNTPEEYSSSLFDKIKRTIKGD, from the coding sequence ATGAGTAAACGAGATTATTATGACGTGCTAGGTTTATCAAAATCGGCGTCCAAAGACGAAATTAGAAAAGCATACAGAGGTCTTTCGAAAAAGTATCACCCTGACTTAAACAAAGCAGCTGACGCTGAAGAGAAATTTAAAGAAGCAACAGAAGCTTATGAAGTGCTAAGTGATGACGCGAAGAAAACGAATTATGACCAATTCGGCCATACTGATCCAAACCAGGGATTCGGTGGTTTCGGCGGCGGCGGTGGTGGAGATGGCTTCGGTTTCGAAGATATATTCAGTACATTTTTCGGTGGCGGTAATTCACGACGACGCGACCCGAATGCACCAAGAAAAGGTGATGATTTACAGTATTCTATGACGATTGATTTTATGGAAGCTGTATTTGGAAAAGAAACGGAAATTGAAATACCGAAAGAAGAAAACTGTGATACTTGTGAAGGTTCGGGTGCTAAAAAAGGGACGTCGCCTAAAACATGTAACCATTGTGGCGGTTCTGGCCAAATTAGCGTCACACAAAACACACCACTTGGTCAGATGGTCAATCGCCGTGCATGTCCACATTGTCAAGGTACAGGGAAAATTATTCCTGAGAAATGTACAACATGTCACGGTGCAGGAAAAGTAACGAAAAGGAAGAAAATCAAAGTCACGATTCCTGAAGGCGTTGATGATGGTCAACAACTTCGCGTAACGGGGCAGGGGGAACCAGGTTATAAAGGTGGACCTGCAGGCGATTTATATATCGTATTCCGTGTGAAGTCACATGAGAAATTCATCCGTGAAGATGATGATATTTACTTAGAGCTAAATCTATCTTACCCACAAGCTGCACTTGGTGATGAAATTGAAGTGCCAACTGTACAAGGCAGTGTTAACTTGAAAATTCCGGCAGGCACACAAACAGGCACACGTTTCCGCTTAAAAGGCAAAGGTGTTAAAAACGTTCATGGACGTGGCATTGGTGATCAGCATGTCGTCGTAAAAATTGTAACACCTAAAAAAATGACAGAAAAACAAAAAGAACTAATGCGTGAATTTGCAGCGATTAGCGGCAATACACCTGAAGAATATTCAAGCTCTTTATTTGATAAAATCAAGCGTACAATCAAAGGCGACTGA
- a CDS encoding 16S rRNA (uracil(1498)-N(3))-methyltransferase, with the protein MQRYFLQSEFNDRQQANITGEDGKHILRVMRMTVGDELIAVSGGEAYISTITDLLEDGVVIQSQASSLKSNEMPVRVTIACGLPKGDKLDLIVQKGTELGMEGILPFEAERSIVKWDAKKGDKKVERLRKIAKEAAEQCHRTIIPDVASPASFKQLIAQSGNYDVLLFADEEDAKSGNPNRIAERLKQVNSGQTVLTVFGPEGGLSRSEAELLRSAGFLPIALGPRILRTETAPLYLLSAMSYEFE; encoded by the coding sequence TTGCAACGCTATTTTTTACAATCTGAATTTAACGACCGACAGCAAGCAAACATTACAGGTGAGGATGGTAAACATATTCTTCGGGTTATGCGAATGACTGTGGGTGATGAACTGATTGCAGTGTCAGGTGGAGAAGCATACATTTCTACTATTACGGACCTTCTTGAAGATGGGGTCGTGATTCAGAGCCAAGCAAGTTCGCTGAAATCGAATGAAATGCCTGTCCGCGTTACGATTGCCTGTGGTTTACCAAAAGGTGATAAGCTCGATTTAATCGTGCAAAAAGGAACTGAACTGGGCATGGAGGGCATTTTGCCGTTTGAAGCAGAGCGTTCTATTGTCAAATGGGATGCCAAAAAAGGTGATAAAAAAGTGGAACGACTGCGTAAAATTGCGAAAGAGGCTGCGGAGCAATGTCATCGGACGATTATTCCTGATGTCGCAAGTCCGGCTTCCTTTAAACAATTAATCGCACAGTCGGGAAACTATGATGTTCTTCTTTTTGCTGATGAGGAAGATGCTAAAAGTGGCAATCCGAATCGTATTGCAGAACGACTGAAGCAGGTTAATTCAGGTCAAACAGTTCTCACTGTTTTCGGACCTGAAGGCGGTTTATCAAGAAGCGAAGCGGAATTATTACGTTCGGCTGGTTTCTTGCCGATTGCCTTAGGTCCGCGTATTTTGAGAACAGAAACAGCTCCGTTGTATTTATTGTCCGCAATGTCTTACGAATTTGAATGA